DNA sequence from the Thermoplasma sp. Kam2015 genome:
CAACTCCCTGCCATACGATATCCTGCCAGGATCCGTCTACGCCTATCCTAAGCGGAAGAGTCTTGTTGGGCATGTGCTTTTTTGCCAGCTCCTCGCTGCCGGTTTCAAGTCCAGTCTGAATACCTATCCAGTTCCTAGGGCCAGCCTTGAGTATCTTTGAGAATTTCTCCATCATCTCCGGGTATCCGGCCGGTATTGATATTCTTCCGTGGGTTGGATTCGAGGTTTTAACGCCTGGAACGCTCATCACTGTGGAGAACAGCTCGCTCAGCGCCTCTTCGTTTGGCTCAAAGAAATGGCCATGCTTGTAACCAAATATTTCGTCAGAATGCAGCCAGGCGTTATCTACGCCCCCTGCAACGTTGATCTTTATCTCATCCACGATCATGTTCAGCGGCATGTATCTTAACGGTCTGAGCGTGACTTCGCAGAAATCGCAGCCAACTCCGCATCCACGCATCACCTCAACCATGCCCTTCATGGATGGGTTTATGATCTCCGGTATATCCTCAAGCCGTGGATATGCTGACTGTGTTATTCCCCTCGCCAGGAATTTGTCATCCTTCTTCAGCACCTTATGGAAATTCTCATCATAGCTCATGTATCCATTGAAGAACATCTGTTTATCGATGTTGTCTTCCGCTACCTGCCTGAAAAGCTCTGCAACAACATCGTCGGTCTCTCCCTGCACATAGTAATCCACCTTGTACTTGTCGATCTCATCCCTCAATATGGTGAATTCCCATACTCCAGGGCCTCCGACTATCAGCTTGGCTTTCTTGCCCTCCCTCGCCTTGTTAACCTTTTCCATGAGGCTGTCCCATTCGCGTCTGACCCAGGCGTCCAAATCCCCTCCAAACAGGGCATAATAGGACATCGTTGTTGGTCCGAGGCCAAGTGGATCCATGGTAGATACTCCTATCACTTCAGTCTTCTCGTCAACGTATTCGCCCAGATAATCCTCATCGACGACCACTACGCTGTCTCTTCCGAAAGCTCTGACAAGCGACGCCTCTATCTTCCTTATGGCGTATGGTGCATACTTCACTATACCATTAACATTGGGAGGTTCTGGGCCTTTCAGAAAGCGGTATATTGGCCCGGGTATCGTCTTTCCAGGTGCGCATGGTAGAAAGTCCAGCAGTGGAAAATGTCTGTATTCATAACTAAGTGTGGTGTCAGATACGAGCACGAATCTGGTCATTTTATCTTCATATGTAGACTCTCTTTATTCATAAACTTTTCCTCCAAAAACTGATAAAAATTGTATTGTCTGACAGTCTGGAAATTTTTTCACTATGAAATATCCGTTTATTTTTAATTGAAAAATATTATATTTAATCATAACATCGCTAAGCTATGAAAGTGGAGAAGATAATGAATTCAAATTTCAAAACGGTCAACTGGAACGCTACAGTATTCGATGCAGTGAAGATAATGAATGAAAACCATCTCTACGGCCTCGTCGTTAAAGATGACAGCGGCAATGACGTGGGATTATTGAGTGAACGCAGCATAATAAAGCGCTTCATACCGAGGAACAGGAAGCCGGATGAAGTTCCAGTCAAACTCGTCATGAGAAAGCCGATACCTAAGGTGAAAAATGACTACGATGTTAAGGATGTGGCAGCCTATCTGAGCGAAAACGGTCTTGAGAGATGCGCAGTCGTTGACGACTCTGGAAAGGTTGTTGGAATAGTCACGCTGACCGATCTGTCAAGATATCTGTCCAGGGCATCCATAACGGACATCCTGCTCTCGCATCGTACAAAGGATTATCAGCACATATGTCCCAAATGCGGCATAGGTGTTCTCGAGCCAGTTTACAATGAGAAGGGCGAGATAAAGGTCTTCAGATGTTCCAATCCCTCCTGCGACTATGAGGAATGAGATCTCTAACCAGGCAAAAATGACAAATTTTTAGATGTCCTAGCATATAAACTGGAGTTCCGGAATAGAAATAAGAATTATATACCTTTGAGTTTATAATCTGTATATTCTGAATAAAAAGATCGTTAATTCGTGTTCATGATATTTAAACGTAAAAAATTATATTGGGTCTGGCTCTATACATAAATATGGGTTCAAAGGATCTCATAGATAAGATGATAGGGAAGGTTCCGGAAAAGGACATGTCGGATATAGCTAAATCCAGCAAGATCGTCAACATCGATCTCACGGATGCCAGCCCGTTCCAGATCGTCATTGGAAACGGCAAAATATCCATCGCGGATGGAAAGGCAGAGAAGGCTGATGCTACGGTGAAATGCACGGATCAGGTACTCAGCGATATAATAACCGGGAAGCTAAACGCGTTTTCTGCCTTCATGGGTGGTAAGGTTACGGTCTCTGGAGACCTGTTCTTCGTGCAGAAGATCATAACAGTGCTGGGCAAGGCGAAGTGAGATCATGGAGATAAAGAACGTAACTGTTATCGGATCCGGAATAATGGGGCACGGAATAGCTGAGGTCATTGCTCTGGCCGGCCTGGACGTCAATCTTGAGGACGTATCCGAGGAGGTTCTGAACAAGGCGAAGGCATCCATAAGCGCAAGCCTGGACAGACTGGTAAATTCTGGCAAGCTGAAAAACAAGGAAGAGGTGCTCTCCAGGATACATTACTTCACACAGATACCTGAATCGGTCAAAGACGCGGATCTAGTCATAGAAGCCGTTCCTG
Encoded proteins:
- a CDS encoding radical SAM protein, with protein sequence MTRFVLVSDTTLSYEYRHFPLLDFLPCAPGKTIPGPIYRFLKGPEPPNVNGIVKYAPYAIRKIEASLVRAFGRDSVVVVDEDYLGEYVDEKTEVIGVSTMDPLGLGPTTMSYYALFGGDLDAWVRREWDSLMEKVNKAREGKKAKLIVGGPGVWEFTILRDEIDKYKVDYYVQGETDDVVAELFRQVAEDNIDKQMFFNGYMSYDENFHKVLKKDDKFLARGITQSAYPRLEDIPEIINPSMKGMVEVMRGCGVGCDFCEVTLRPLRYMPLNMIVDEIKINVAGGVDNAWLHSDEIFGYKHGHFFEPNEEALSELFSTVMSVPGVKTSNPTHGRISIPAGYPEMMEKFSKILKAGPRNWIGIQTGLETGSEELAKKHMPNKTLPLRIGVDGSWQDIVWQGVAVETKYYWRSAFTIQVGQEGETPEDLWDTIALINKLSNSYVDGRPFEFTVTPLVNVPLGRIKSKKFNTSMLDVNGLAVYYASYRHLAKMAARDGFKDAHGNAFLKLATGGLISFGGRLMMDFIEKKAQKAGVDIDKVKRWGVEGTDEITSLAQFARA
- a CDS encoding DUF1936 domain-containing protein, with the protein product MKVEKIMNSNFKTVNWNATVFDAVKIMNENHLYGLVVKDDSGNDVGLLSERSIIKRFIPRNRKPDEVPVKLVMRKPIPKVKNDYDVKDVAAYLSENGLERCAVVDDSGKVVGIVTLTDLSRYLSRASITDILLSHRTKDYQHICPKCGIGVLEPVYNEKGEIKVFRCSNPSCDYEE
- a CDS encoding SCP2 sterol-binding domain-containing protein, encoding MGSKDLIDKMIGKVPEKDMSDIAKSSKIVNIDLTDASPFQIVIGNGKISIADGKAEKADATVKCTDQVLSDIITGKLNAFSAFMGGKVTVSGDLFFVQKIITVLGKAK